The window atacaaatcataaaatcgagcatagtactatattggagagaaaaaaaataggattttttttggatatttaaaattgaatcatgaatcataaaaagtgaatcatggatcataaaaatgatccatgattcagtTTTAATGatccattttttttcatttttttttctctccaacatagtactatgctcgattttatgatttgtattttttcttaatttttttaaatttttttaaggtGTCTTCATGACTCCTTACCGAAAAAAGAGTCCTCAcacgatcatatatatatatatatatatatatatatatatatatatatatatatatataattaaaaattttgGGATATCCAAATTTAAGATATTAGTACTATAGATATCTAGTTTTGAACATTACTAACAACAATCTTGTACCTATGATCCCAAAACATGGTATAACTTTTGTCTAAAAAATATAGTGCATTGTCTTACATTAGTTCTTTTTTTAGCTTATATGTATGCATATCCAAACTTCGATAGTAGGTTAGTCATGgtatttaaatattttgtaaGTTTAAAGCTTTTTCCACCTGGTATAAACCTATGGTTTTGTTTTTGCTCTTCGTGCTTTTAGCATGATCTTCATATACTTTAGCATCTGGTGAGCCTAGTTGCAAATGCAAAAGACCTGAATACGTAACAAAAAAGATAGAGTAATCATTGTATGATCCTCAAACCATTTAGGGTTTAGCATTTTGAGGTGAGCACTAAGCTAATGAGGACATTATATATGGTAGGTTCATATGCCCCTTTAAAACATAAGCGTAAACCAATCTCCTGATAATTACTACTACTTACTAGGACACTCGAAGACATTGTCAGATATGTTGCAAGTATCTGGTAGGCTTAACGCAAGTGTGTCATTGAACTTGAACCCAAGGCTAGGGTTATATTCCTTGATCATGTTGCATAAACATGCCTTGTTTTTAGTCAAGACTATCTTGAGATCGCTACAACAATCCTTACTTGGAACCTTTGCTTTACCACCCATATAAGGTAGACAACTTTCTAACTGTATAAGTTGGTTTTCACACATCTCTTTATCTTTTCTCATGACTCCTTTTGTTGACCCAAAAAACACCATCACCATCATGGCTAAGGATGGCAATGATCCTTTAGACCCAAGTAATAAAACCATGCCTAGATTAACGATTACAAGCATTAATGATATGGTATTGCATATGTTACATGCCTCTTTATATACCATCTTTGAGTCTTGCAAATAAATATGGAAAAAGGGGTGGTTAAAAAAACTCTACCATATATGTAAGGTTCATTTTTAAATGATATTTGGTGATTGTTTGTCATTTAAGGCACTTAATGTAGGCTAAGCCCACACTCAACATTATTATACTTAAGAATGTATCTGGATTTTCTTTAGATTTTTTTATGTTGGAAAGGACAA of the Lactuca sativa cultivar Salinas chromosome 6, Lsat_Salinas_v11, whole genome shotgun sequence genome contains:
- the LOC111890121 gene encoding non-specific lipid transfer protein GPI-anchored 14, which translates into the protein MVYKEACNICNTISLMLVIVNLGMVLLLGSKGSLPSLAMMVMVFFGSTKGVMRKDKEMCENQLIQLESCLPYMGGKAKVPSKDCCSDLKIVLTKNKACLCNMIKEYNPSLGFKFNDTLALSLPDTCNISDNVFECPSLLHLQLGSPDAKVYEDHAKSTKSKNKTIGLYQVEKALNLQNI